One genomic segment of Peribacillus sp. FSL H8-0477 includes these proteins:
- the yfkAB gene encoding radical SAM/CxCxxxxC motif protein YfkAB: MTLLKNQPLKITPLHDPWEAYMDIEQYGKMTLTNIEFTTTTLCNMRCEHCAVGYTLQPKDPNALPIELLLQRLEEIPSLRSLSITGGEPMLSRKSVKNYVVPLLKYAHERGVRTQINSNLTLDLERYEEIIPYLDVLHISHNWGTLDEFIDVGFAMMDRKPTREQRAKLFDKMITNSRALTEAGVLVSAETMLNKSTLPYLEHIHKQIVEEMGCQRHEVHPMYPSDFASALETLPLPEMREAIHHLLDIRDENTWMLFGTLPLYPCSNDPEDLRLLQRLYDSKNVTVRNDPDGRSRLNVNIFTGDVIVTDFGDAPGLGNIINQPLTESYETWMKSKLAKSLSCHCPAVKCLGPNVLVKNAYYPEINFLENKSNI, encoded by the coding sequence ATGACACTATTGAAAAATCAACCACTTAAAATCACCCCGTTACATGATCCATGGGAAGCCTATATGGATATAGAACAATACGGCAAGATGACATTGACTAATATTGAGTTTACAACGACTACGCTATGCAATATGCGCTGTGAGCATTGTGCTGTAGGATATACGCTGCAGCCTAAGGATCCAAATGCGCTGCCAATAGAATTGCTTCTTCAACGTCTTGAAGAAATTCCTTCCTTACGTTCGCTCAGCATAACCGGCGGTGAACCGATGCTTTCCAGAAAAAGTGTAAAAAATTATGTTGTCCCCCTTCTGAAGTATGCCCATGAAAGAGGTGTACGGACACAAATCAATTCAAATCTGACTTTGGATCTTGAACGTTATGAAGAAATTATTCCCTATCTAGATGTTTTACATATTTCGCATAACTGGGGAACGCTCGATGAATTTATTGATGTTGGGTTCGCCATGATGGACCGGAAGCCTACGCGAGAACAACGAGCAAAACTATTCGATAAAATGATTACCAATTCACGCGCTTTGACCGAAGCGGGAGTACTTGTCTCTGCAGAAACTATGCTCAATAAATCAACGCTTCCTTATCTTGAACATATCCATAAACAAATTGTTGAGGAAATGGGTTGTCAGCGACATGAAGTGCATCCAATGTATCCAAGTGATTTTGCTTCGGCTTTAGAAACACTTCCATTACCTGAAATGCGGGAAGCGATTCATCATTTACTTGATATTCGTGATGAAAATACGTGGATGTTATTTGGCACACTTCCGTTATACCCGTGCAGCAACGATCCGGAAGACCTTAGGCTGCTTCAAAGACTATATGACAGCAAGAACGTCACTGTTCGAAATGATCCCGATGGCCGCTCTCGTTTGAATGTTAATATTTTCACTGGTGATGTAATTGTGACCGACTTTGGAGATGCACCAGGGCTTGGGAATATAATCAATCAACCGCTGACGGAGTCGTATGAAACGTGGATGAAGTCAAAACTTGCAAAATCACTGAGTTGCCATTGTCCCGCCGTTAAATGTCTAGGACCAAATGTACTCGTTAAAAATGCTTATTATCCGGAGATAAACTTTTTAGAAAACAAATCAAACATCTAA
- a CDS encoding SE1561 family protein encodes MGKSIYKKDDQLSYLKERLAMFLEVLENIDPETTELDDIDRLITIIDELETKIEQFKKRSE; translated from the coding sequence ATGGGAAAATCCATCTATAAAAAAGACGACCAACTGAGCTATTTAAAAGAGCGCCTGGCGATGTTCCTGGAGGTTCTTGAAAATATTGATCCTGAAACTACAGAACTTGATGATATCGATCGTCTAATTACGATCATTGATGAACTAGAAACAAAAATAGAGCAATTTAAAAAACGCAGTGAATAA
- a CDS encoding fumarate hydratase: MNIEKFQESMYSLIVETSTNLPKDVRRAIKAAKARESSGTRSAMSLATITKNITMADDNVSPICQDTGLPTFKIKTPVGVNQLEIKQAIKNALILATKAGKLRPNAVDSLTGENSGDNLGLGLPVMKFEQWEKDYIDVRLILKGGGCENKNIQYSLPCELEGLGRAGRDLDGIRKCILHSVYQAQGQGCSAGFIGVGIGGDRSAGYDLAKQQLFRNSEDVNPHEDLRKLEEYIVEKANELGIGTMGFGGETTLLGCKIGIMHRIPASFFVSVAYNCWAFRRLGVEVHAETGAINEWLYQEGETIDFAAEKELESAGLEMAATSEKPADTGREIVLQAPITEEKIRELKVGDVVHISGRMYTGRDAIHKYLSTNDSPVDLDGQIIYHCGPVMLKDNEGKWHVKAAGPTTSIREEPYQGDIMKRFGIRAVIGKGGMGPKTLAALEEHGGVYLNAIGGAAQYYADCIKSVEGVDLMQFGIPEAMWHLNVEGFTAVVTMDSHGNSLHRDVDQSSLEKLSKFKEPVFS, translated from the coding sequence ATGAATATTGAGAAATTTCAAGAAAGCATGTATAGCTTAATCGTTGAAACTTCAACAAATCTTCCAAAAGATGTGCGCAGAGCAATTAAAGCGGCAAAAGCACGTGAAAGTTCGGGAACTCGTTCCGCAATGAGTTTAGCGACAATTACTAAGAATATTACAATGGCAGATGACAATGTTTCTCCAATTTGTCAGGATACAGGACTGCCGACCTTTAAAATTAAGACTCCGGTTGGTGTTAATCAGCTGGAAATAAAACAAGCAATAAAAAATGCACTTATTTTAGCAACGAAGGCTGGAAAGCTGCGCCCGAATGCTGTTGATTCATTAACTGGAGAAAACAGCGGTGATAATTTAGGACTTGGCTTACCGGTGATGAAGTTTGAGCAATGGGAAAAAGATTATATAGATGTCCGTCTTATTTTAAAAGGCGGCGGCTGTGAAAATAAAAATATCCAATACAGTCTACCTTGTGAATTAGAAGGACTAGGACGTGCTGGCCGTGATTTAGATGGGATTCGTAAATGTATCCTCCATTCTGTTTATCAGGCGCAGGGCCAGGGCTGTAGTGCTGGGTTTATTGGAGTAGGAATTGGCGGAGACCGATCGGCTGGTTATGATCTTGCTAAACAGCAGCTTTTCAGAAACTCAGAAGATGTAAACCCACACGAAGATCTACGGAAATTAGAAGAATACATAGTTGAGAAAGCAAATGAATTAGGCATTGGCACGATGGGCTTTGGTGGGGAAACTACGCTGCTAGGTTGTAAAATAGGCATTATGCATCGTATCCCAGCTAGTTTCTTTGTATCTGTAGCGTATAATTGCTGGGCTTTCCGTCGGTTGGGCGTAGAAGTTCATGCAGAAACAGGAGCTATTAATGAATGGCTTTATCAAGAAGGGGAAACGATTGATTTTGCTGCTGAGAAAGAACTTGAAAGTGCGGGCCTTGAAATGGCTGCAACATCTGAAAAGCCTGCTGATACAGGCCGCGAAATTGTCCTTCAAGCGCCTATTACAGAAGAGAAAATCCGTGAATTAAAGGTTGGCGATGTGGTGCATATTAGCGGTCGTATGTACACGGGGCGTGATGCCATCCATAAATATCTATCTACAAATGATTCTCCCGTTGATTTAGACGGACAAATCATTTATCACTGCGGTCCGGTTATGCTTAAGGATAATGAAGGCAAGTGGCATGTTAAAGCTGCTGGTCCGACAACGAGTATTCGTGAAGAACCATATCAAGGAGATATTATGAAGCGTTTCGGAATTCGGGCTGTTATTGGTAAAGGCGGTATGGGACCGAAAACCCTTGCCGCTTTAGAAGAACATGGCGGTGTGTATCTAAACGCAATAGGCGGTGCTGCTCAGTACTATGCAGACTGTATCAAATCAGTTGAGGGTGTTGATCTCATGCAATTTGGTATCCCGGAAGCGATGTGGCATTTAAATGTAGAAGGTTTTACTGCAGTTGTTACCATGGATTCTCATGGAAATAGTTTACATCGGGATGTCGATCAGTCATCACTTGAAAAGCTGTCTAAATTTAAAGAACCTGTCTTTAGTTAA
- the pdaA gene encoding delta-lactam-biosynthetic de-N-acetylase produces MAICLCLPVTASAAADSYGWGFNKGKNGQPADAGPKFENMIKKSAAIYKGDPRKKEIYLTFDNGYENGYTGDILNVLRRQHVPAAFFITGHYLKTAPELVVRMVKENHIVGNHSWTHPDMSRSSDEVIRQELRRVKEETEKLTGQQTMNYLRPPRGVFNERTMAVAKKEGYTHVFWSLAYRDWVVDQQRGAKYAYDEVMKQIHPGAILLLHTVSKDNAEALDSIITDLKKQGYVFKSLDQLMIDQQLTSPMLY; encoded by the coding sequence TTGGCGATCTGTTTGTGTCTGCCAGTTACTGCAAGTGCAGCTGCCGATTCGTATGGATGGGGCTTTAATAAAGGGAAAAATGGACAACCTGCCGATGCTGGTCCGAAATTTGAAAACATGATTAAAAAATCTGCGGCTATTTACAAAGGTGATCCTAGAAAAAAAGAGATTTATTTAACGTTTGATAACGGCTATGAAAATGGATATACAGGAGATATTTTAAATGTACTGCGTCGTCAGCATGTTCCAGCCGCGTTTTTTATTACAGGCCATTACTTAAAAACAGCACCTGAGTTGGTTGTAAGAATGGTAAAAGAAAATCATATTGTGGGGAATCACTCATGGACACATCCAGATATGAGCCGTTCGTCAGACGAAGTAATCCGCCAAGAGTTAAGACGAGTGAAAGAAGAAACAGAAAAATTAACCGGACAGCAAACGATGAACTACCTTCGTCCACCGCGAGGCGTATTTAATGAACGAACGATGGCGGTAGCGAAGAAAGAAGGCTACACCCATGTATTTTGGTCACTTGCTTACCGGGATTGGGTTGTTGATCAACAACGAGGAGCCAAGTATGCGTATGATGAAGTGATGAAGCAGATTCATCCGGGAGCCATTTTGCTGTTGCATACCGTGTCTAAGGATAATGCCGAAGCCTTAGACTCCATTATTACCGATTTAAAAAAACAAGGATACGTGTTTAAAAGTCTTGATCAATTAATGATTGATCAACAGCTGACTTCGCCAATGCTTTATTAA
- a CDS encoding ABC transporter permease has translation MALFTKLLMNLIFWFSIAVIIVLAALIPRETTFERIGTIDHMAWDFSWKAYGENIVNYYRDVKENKSLGTTQFKIPVETELQHYGLRSLKIMIPAFFLSIILGILKGVYDYTYQKGPLKIFGTFTTWLGQSIPDFFIIFSVQTFFFFLMTQGLIKIDMYGDEQWYNVIMPILFLSMYPVSLIAKYTAEALEEEAQKDYIRTALSKGVPRRIIIWRHALRNCYPKLLLHFMPVVMTLLSAMLVVEFLTMYRGIGTRLLSILAIQTKMLPGQPLPIDPGAFIGFSFLILFVLLIVQWIDSILTHFLTKHKEEAAS, from the coding sequence ATGGCACTCTTTACAAAGTTATTAATGAATTTAATCTTTTGGTTCTCAATAGCTGTGATTATTGTTCTCGCAGCCCTTATTCCGAGGGAAACCACCTTTGAGCGAATTGGCACAATTGATCATATGGCATGGGATTTCAGTTGGAAGGCATATGGAGAGAATATCGTGAATTATTATAGGGACGTGAAAGAAAACAAAAGTCTTGGTACCACTCAATTTAAAATCCCTGTAGAGACTGAGTTGCAGCATTATGGCCTCCGTAGTCTTAAAATTATGATACCTGCATTCTTTCTCAGTATTATTCTCGGTATTCTCAAAGGTGTCTATGATTATACCTATCAAAAAGGTCCTTTGAAAATTTTCGGTACATTCACCACCTGGCTTGGGCAGTCGATTCCAGACTTCTTTATCATCTTCTCTGTTCAAACATTCTTCTTCTTCCTTATGACCCAAGGACTCATTAAGATTGATATGTATGGTGATGAACAATGGTATAACGTCATCATGCCGATACTTTTTTTAAGTATGTATCCGGTCTCTTTAATCGCTAAATATACAGCTGAAGCCCTTGAAGAAGAGGCACAGAAGGATTATATCCGAACCGCACTCTCAAAAGGTGTACCACGAAGAATAATTATATGGAGACACGCCCTGCGAAATTGTTATCCAAAACTACTGCTTCACTTTATGCCAGTCGTCATGACACTGCTGTCTGCTATGCTCGTAGTCGAGTTTTTGACCATGTATCGTGGAATTGGCACAAGGCTGCTGTCTATTCTTGCCATTCAGACTAAAATGCTGCCAGGTCAGCCGCTTCCAATCGATCCTGGTGCTTTTATCGGGTTTAGCTTTTTAATTCTTTTTGTTCTTTTAATTGTCCAATGGATCGACTCCATCCTAACTCATTTTTTAACGAAGCATAAAGAGGAGGCTGCGTCATGA
- a CDS encoding DNA-3-methyladenine glycosylase family protein, producing MWTKTIRVQPPYDFDLVVERLALDPLHVINREERTVKVPLYIEGKPVVLTLKAEGSTDDPLFTISGKTEYIEQGMTRLKKVFHFHQPLQNISTHFEDTDLKGLFTDHRGTPIVLDFDYYSCLVKCIVHQQLNLAFAHTLTERYVKTFGFELDGAWFYPSPETAANLTVEQLRGIQFSGRKAEYVIGLSQEITAGCLDLEQLAQNSDQDIIEILTKIRGIGKWTAENFLLFGVGRPNLFPKADIGIQNAIKQLFGLQQKPTQEEMEKYSVSWSPYLSYASLYLWRSIEKRSDKK from the coding sequence ATGTGGACGAAAACAATTAGGGTTCAACCGCCTTATGATTTCGATTTAGTAGTAGAGCGTTTAGCGCTCGACCCTCTTCATGTAATCAACAGAGAAGAACGCACTGTAAAGGTTCCGTTATATATAGAAGGAAAGCCAGTTGTTCTAACCCTAAAAGCTGAAGGGAGTACAGATGACCCTTTATTTACAATCAGCGGTAAAACGGAGTATATAGAACAAGGAATGACCCGTTTAAAAAAGGTCTTTCACTTTCATCAGCCCTTGCAGAACATTTCGACCCATTTTGAAGATACGGATTTAAAGGGGTTATTTACAGACCATCGCGGCACTCCGATTGTACTCGACTTTGATTACTACAGCTGTCTCGTAAAGTGTATCGTCCATCAGCAGCTAAACTTGGCCTTTGCACATACCTTGACCGAACGCTATGTGAAGACTTTCGGCTTTGAGCTCGATGGAGCCTGGTTTTACCCATCACCTGAAACAGCAGCTAACCTGACTGTTGAACAGCTTCGAGGCATTCAGTTCAGTGGACGAAAAGCAGAATACGTGATTGGGCTATCTCAGGAAATCACGGCAGGTTGTCTTGATCTAGAACAGCTTGCACAGAATTCGGACCAAGATATTATCGAGATATTAACGAAGATTCGCGGCATCGGAAAATGGACTGCGGAAAACTTTTTATTGTTTGGAGTAGGCCGTCCAAATCTGTTTCCTAAAGCAGATATCGGGATTCAAAACGCAATAAAGCAATTATTTGGACTGCAGCAAAAACCAACACAGGAGGAAATGGAGAAATACAGTGTAAGCTGGTCTCCATACCTAAGTTATGCGTCTCTTTATTTATGGAGAAGCATTGAAAAACGGAGTGATAAGAAATGA
- the rlmD gene encoding 23S rRNA (uracil(1939)-C(5))-methyltransferase RlmD, with amino-acid sequence MTNSEDIKLELGQTFPLTIKRLGINGEGVGYFKKRVVFVPGALPGEEVVVEATKLHPKFTEAKIKNIRKPSVHRIAPPCPIYDQCGGCQLQHLDYSQQLVEKRDLVLQAMERHSSRTADQVEIRPTIGMEDPWNYRNKSQYQVGFRDGNIIAGLYGINSHNLIDIPNCLVQHKASNKVTRVIKKILKNEGISIYNEKTKKGAVRTVITRVGFESREVQVVFVTSTSELPKKDRIIELIHGQLPEVKSIVQNINNEDTSLIFGKETIHLAGEQVINETLGDLSYELSARTFFQLNPIQTVKLYEEVKKAAALTGTEKVVDAYCGVGSIGLWLSEDAEEVRGMDTIEDSIEDAKENAIRHDRANISFEVGKAEEVLPRWIEDGFEADVIVVDPPRTGCDDGLLKTILKAKPKKIVYVSCNPSTLAKDINILNKFYQVEYMQPVDMFPQTSHVEVVTKLTLK; translated from the coding sequence ATGACAAATTCAGAAGACATCAAACTCGAACTGGGACAAACATTCCCATTAACTATAAAACGCCTTGGCATTAATGGTGAAGGCGTAGGCTATTTTAAAAAGAGAGTCGTTTTCGTACCAGGTGCCCTTCCTGGCGAAGAAGTGGTTGTAGAAGCAACCAAGCTTCATCCGAAATTCACAGAAGCTAAAATCAAAAACATTCGCAAGCCATCTGTTCACCGGATCGCACCACCTTGTCCCATTTATGACCAATGCGGTGGGTGTCAGCTTCAACATTTAGATTACAGTCAACAGCTTGTTGAAAAGCGTGATCTTGTTCTGCAAGCAATGGAACGTCACTCAAGCCGTACAGCTGACCAAGTCGAAATCCGTCCGACCATCGGTATGGAAGATCCTTGGAATTACCGGAATAAAAGTCAATATCAAGTAGGATTCCGCGATGGAAACATCATCGCCGGCCTATACGGAATAAATTCTCATAACCTAATCGATATCCCGAACTGTTTGGTGCAGCATAAAGCCAGCAATAAAGTGACACGAGTCATTAAAAAGATTCTTAAAAATGAAGGCATTTCGATTTATAATGAAAAAACGAAAAAAGGTGCTGTCCGCACAGTGATCACTCGTGTCGGTTTCGAAAGCAGAGAAGTACAAGTGGTCTTCGTTACCAGCACATCAGAATTACCGAAAAAGGATCGAATCATTGAACTAATTCATGGACAGCTTCCAGAGGTTAAATCGATTGTCCAAAATATAAACAACGAAGATACGTCACTTATCTTTGGTAAGGAAACGATTCACCTAGCTGGAGAACAGGTGATTAATGAAACACTTGGTGACCTTTCTTATGAGTTATCAGCTCGTACCTTCTTCCAGCTCAACCCAATCCAAACGGTTAAGCTTTACGAAGAAGTGAAAAAGGCGGCAGCACTCACTGGAACGGAAAAAGTGGTTGATGCCTATTGCGGCGTTGGAAGCATTGGTCTTTGGCTATCAGAAGATGCAGAAGAAGTCCGCGGCATGGACACGATTGAAGATTCGATTGAAGATGCCAAAGAAAATGCGATTCGTCACGATCGTGCAAACATCTCATTCGAAGTCGGCAAAGCAGAAGAAGTCCTGCCACGCTGGATTGAAGATGGCTTTGAAGCAGACGTGATTGTTGTCGATCCACCACGCACAGGCTGCGATGATGGCTTGCTAAAAACCATCCTAAAAGCAAAACCAAAGAAAATAGTTTATGTATCCTGCAATCCATCAACACTCGCTAAGGATATTAATATTTTGAACAAGTTTTATCAAGTAGAGTACATGCAGCCTGTAGATATGTTCCCGCAGACTTCTCATGTTGAAGTGGTTACGAAATTAACATTGAAATAA
- a CDS encoding TetR/AcrR family transcriptional regulator — MKEWIRIPGTSKDTLIKVALEEFSVKGYKEVNITELAKKADMTTGAVYHHFGSKSNLYEVIRTEMEQRVIDRMEGAASLFTEPEEAVKAALITGLDSAVKFNICKLISEELPYEKKDKIGEFLSSLINKDQELPIEILLLSSWRSILKEISTNQLSLQQGKELINWIFKKG; from the coding sequence ATGAAAGAATGGATACGAATACCAGGGACTAGTAAAGATACATTAATCAAAGTTGCATTAGAGGAATTTTCTGTGAAAGGTTACAAAGAGGTTAATATTACTGAATTGGCGAAGAAGGCTGACATGACCACTGGCGCTGTCTATCATCATTTTGGTTCAAAATCTAACCTTTATGAAGTAATAAGAACGGAGATGGAACAACGAGTAATTGATAGAATGGAGGGAGCCGCTTCTTTATTTACTGAACCAGAAGAAGCTGTAAAGGCTGCGCTAATCACTGGTTTAGACTCCGCTGTGAAATTTAACATTTGTAAGTTAATCAGCGAAGAATTACCTTATGAGAAGAAAGATAAAATAGGGGAATTTCTATCTAGTTTAATCAATAAGGATCAAGAACTTCCAATTGAGATACTCTTACTTTCCTCTTGGCGTTCTATTCTTAAGGAAATAAGTACAAATCAACTTTCTCTTCAACAAGGGAAAGAATTAATTAACTGGATTTTTAAAAAGGGATAA
- a CDS encoding VOC family protein, with the protein MKLVFLYHPVKNLKESLAFYRDTLGFEEAWREGEHTVALSLPNSEIRLMIEDDEQELTAGGIFLVDSVDSFFKENKEVLEFVKEPIDIPPGRYAIYKDNSGNLLRILDFTKEN; encoded by the coding sequence ATGAAATTAGTGTTTTTATATCATCCAGTCAAAAATCTGAAAGAGTCTCTTGCCTTTTATCGTGATACTCTTGGTTTTGAGGAAGCGTGGAGGGAAGGAGAGCACACAGTTGCTTTAAGTTTGCCTAATTCTGAAATCAGATTAATGATTGAGGATGATGAACAAGAATTGACAGCCGGCGGAATATTTTTGGTTGATAGTGTTGACAGCTTTTTTAAAGAAAATAAAGAAGTATTGGAATTTGTAAAAGAACCTATCGATATACCGCCAGGCCGGTATGCTATTTATAAAGATAACTCAGGTAACCTTTTAAGAATTCTTGACTTTACTAAAGAGAATTAA
- a CDS encoding YitT family protein: MSGKTKRKSKFLKVFSKVLLIIIGAMITAYGLEAVLIPNNVSDGGVTGLSIVGSQRFGLPLGLLIGVINIPFVWLGYKQIGKSFAIYSVIGIASLVVGTIVMHHVPTIIEGDTLLITVVGGIIIGFGMGLALRNGGALDGIDMLAVLLSKKLPFGTSDLILFLNMFVFIVVSTVFGLQGAILSAIAYFIASKVIHIVEEGLSGSKTFKIITKQPELMVETIRDRLGRGATYNDAYGGYSNEQFKEITCIINRLEESKMKEIIHEIDPNAFVTVYDVAEVKGGSFKKKDIH; encoded by the coding sequence ATGAGTGGTAAAACAAAACGAAAATCAAAATTTCTGAAGGTATTTTCAAAAGTATTATTAATTATTATCGGAGCCATGATCACAGCTTATGGATTAGAAGCGGTACTAATCCCAAATAACGTTTCTGATGGTGGTGTAACAGGGCTAAGTATTGTGGGATCGCAACGTTTTGGTTTGCCATTGGGGCTTCTAATTGGTGTTATAAATATTCCATTTGTTTGGTTAGGATATAAACAAATTGGTAAAAGTTTCGCCATTTATTCTGTTATCGGTATTGCTTCATTAGTAGTTGGTACGATCGTCATGCATCATGTGCCGACGATTATCGAGGGGGATACATTACTTATTACTGTTGTTGGTGGTATTATCATCGGTTTCGGTATGGGTTTAGCCTTGCGTAATGGCGGTGCCTTAGATGGGATTGATATGTTAGCCGTGTTGCTTTCAAAAAAATTACCGTTTGGAACAAGTGATTTAATCTTATTTTTGAACATGTTTGTGTTTATTGTTGTATCCACAGTATTTGGACTTCAAGGGGCTATTCTTTCTGCCATTGCGTACTTTATTGCATCTAAGGTCATACATATTGTCGAAGAAGGTCTGAGCGGTTCTAAAACCTTTAAAATTATTACCAAACAACCTGAACTGATGGTAGAAACAATCCGTGATCGGTTGGGACGTGGAGCTACCTACAATGATGCTTATGGCGGGTATTCAAATGAACAGTTTAAAGAGATTACTTGTATTATAAACCGTCTGGAAGAAAGTAAAATGAAAGAAATTATACACGAGATTGACCCAAACGCTTTTGTTACGGTATATGACGTAGCAGAAGTTAAAGGCGGTAGCTTTAAGAAGAAGGATATTCATTAA
- a CDS encoding LLM class flavin-dependent oxidoreductase, with amino-acid sequence MEIGLTTFVETTPDVKTGKVISHAERIREVVEEIVLADEVGLDVYGVGEHHRRDYAASSPAVVLAAAASRTKRIRLTSAVTVLSSDDPVRVFEQFSTLDAISNGRAEIMAGRGSFIESFPLFGYDLDDYNELFDEKLDLLLKIQKSEKVTWDGKHRPAIQNLGIYPIPVQNPLPVWIASGGTPQSVVRAGMLGLPLVLAIIGGSPRQFAGLVQLYKRAAKEAGHDVTKLPIASHSHGFIAESTELAADKFFPSTQQAMNVIGRERGWGKYTRATFDSARSLEGALYVGDTETVAEKIIHLRKNVGITRFMLHVPVGSMPHDDVMKAIELLGKEVAPIVREEIRRWEAEGEEES; translated from the coding sequence ATGGAAATAGGATTAACAACATTTGTGGAGACAACTCCGGATGTGAAGACTGGTAAGGTAATCAGTCATGCAGAGCGTATACGAGAAGTCGTGGAGGAAATTGTGTTAGCAGACGAGGTCGGGTTGGATGTTTATGGGGTCGGCGAGCATCATCGGAGGGATTACGCAGCCTCATCACCAGCGGTTGTTTTGGCCGCAGCTGCTTCACGGACAAAACGGATACGGCTTACTAGTGCTGTTACGGTGTTATCTTCTGACGATCCAGTGAGAGTATTTGAACAATTTTCAACACTTGATGCGATTTCAAATGGCCGGGCAGAAATTATGGCGGGCCGGGGTTCTTTTATCGAGTCCTTTCCGCTATTTGGATATGACTTAGATGATTATAATGAATTGTTCGATGAGAAGCTGGACTTATTGTTAAAAATCCAGAAGTCCGAAAAGGTGACATGGGATGGCAAGCATCGTCCGGCTATTCAAAATCTTGGTATCTACCCGATTCCTGTTCAAAATCCGTTACCTGTTTGGATTGCCAGCGGCGGGACACCACAATCAGTTGTTCGTGCAGGCATGCTTGGACTGCCGCTCGTCCTAGCGATTATTGGAGGAAGCCCGCGGCAGTTTGCCGGGCTTGTGCAACTTTATAAAAGAGCTGCTAAAGAGGCGGGGCATGATGTAACTAAGCTGCCAATTGCCTCACATTCACACGGATTTATTGCCGAGAGTACAGAACTTGCAGCAGATAAATTCTTCCCGTCCACTCAGCAAGCGATGAATGTTATAGGAAGAGAGCGCGGGTGGGGGAAATATACACGGGCAACGTTTGATTCTGCACGTAGCTTAGAAGGCGCCCTCTATGTTGGCGATACGGAGACAGTCGCAGAAAAAATTATTCATCTTCGCAAAAACGTGGGGATTACACGCTTCATGCTGCATGTACCCGTAGGATCAATGCCGCATGATGATGTAATGAAAGCCATCGAACTGTTGGGTAAAGAGGTAGCCCCGATTGTCCGGGAGGAAATCCGCAGATGGGAAGCTGAGGGTGAAGAGGAATCCTAA
- a CDS encoding YehS family protein: MHNHDILIRVRYALDIKNNDMVEMFKLGGVNVTKEEVLEMLTKPKEDDYDDYDDDVDFYDYEEEEDTIKCNNKMMESFLNGMIIFKRGKQQPKPGQPESPAPTGKESVNNVLLKKLKIALSLTSEDMIDILKEAGVDITKGELGAILRKEGHRNYKQCGDRYARNFLKGLTLKYRG, from the coding sequence ATGCATAATCATGATATTTTAATCAGAGTACGCTATGCTCTAGATATAAAAAATAACGATATGGTAGAGATGTTTAAACTTGGCGGGGTGAACGTCACTAAAGAAGAAGTCCTAGAGATGCTTACCAAACCCAAAGAAGATGACTATGATGACTACGACGATGATGTCGATTTTTATGATTATGAAGAGGAAGAAGATACGATCAAATGCAATAATAAGATGATGGAATCATTTTTGAATGGCATGATTATTTTTAAAAGAGGAAAACAACAGCCAAAACCAGGACAACCAGAGAGCCCTGCACCGACAGGGAAGGAAAGTGTGAATAACGTTCTTCTTAAGAAATTGAAAATTGCACTGAGCTTAACCAGTGAGGATATGATTGATATCTTAAAAGAAGCAGGTGTCGATATAACTAAAGGTGAGTTAGGTGCTATTCTAAGAAAAGAAGGTCATCGAAATTATAAACAGTGCGGCGACCGATATGCTCGTAACTTCTTAAAAGGGTTAACGTTGAAATATAGAGGATAA
- a CDS encoding PadR family transcriptional regulator, whose protein sequence is MDDSAPLTEGVYYILVSLYEPRHGYGIMQFVSELSNGRVELGPGTIYGAIKTLVKRKWIVPLDEGERKKEYVITDAGKLMVENEMKRLYELHHNGLLITKGEK, encoded by the coding sequence ATGGACGATAGTGCTCCTTTGACAGAAGGTGTTTATTACATCCTTGTATCTTTATATGAGCCCAGACATGGATATGGAATTATGCAGTTTGTTTCCGAACTTAGTAATGGTCGTGTTGAGCTTGGCCCAGGAACGATTTATGGAGCGATTAAAACATTGGTTAAGCGTAAATGGATTGTTCCTTTAGATGAAGGGGAACGAAAAAAGGAATACGTCATTACGGATGCTGGGAAGTTAATGGTTGAAAATGAAATGAAACGACTTTATGAGTTGCATCACAACGGTTTGCTCATTACGAAGGGAGAGAAGTAG